The proteins below come from a single Streptomyces spongiicola genomic window:
- a CDS encoding hydantoinase B/oxoprolinase family protein, protein MSGRWEFWIDRGGTFTDIVGRRPDGRLVTRKLLSHNPEHYADAAVAGIRLLLGLGPGQPVPADRVDVVKMGTTVATNALLERRGEPTVLLVTEGFRDALRIAYQNRPRLFDRRIVLPEAVYDRVIEVPERVGARGEVVRPLDLAPVRRQLRRARRDGFTSAAVVFMHGYRHPDHESAVAGAARELGFTQVSCSHEVSPLIKLVPRGDTTVVDAYLSPILRRYVDEVAKELRAVRLMFMQSNGGLREAAHFRGKDAVLSGPAGGVVGMARTSEQAGFRRVIGFDMGGTSTDVSHYAGEFERELGTPVAGVRMRAPMMNIHTVAAGGGSILHFDGRRYRVGPDSAGAVPGPACYRRGGPLTVTDANVMLGRIQPRHFPAVFGPDGDLPLDTGAVRDGFERLAEEVREATGIARGPEEVAAGFLEIAVLNMANAVRKISVQRGHDVTRYALTCFGGAGGQHACAVADALGIDTVIVPPLAGVLSAYGIGLADATAMREQSVEAELGEDTVIRVRELCGELAARTRAELRDDAVPDESIRTRARVLVRYAGTDSALPVPLGTAAAVREAFTAAHRARYAFTMDKPLVVEAVSVEAVGVSGPHGAVVVDEAAGGAGPRQGETARMFLDGRRVDAPLVRREGLSPGDTVEGPAIVAEADATTVVDPGWRAAVGGGGHLVLSRVRPRPGRTAVGTDADPVLLEVFNNLFMSIAEQMGLRLENTAHSVNIKERLDFSCALFDAEGNLIANAPHIPVHLGSMGESIREVLRRNAGELRPGDVYAINDPYHGGTHLPDVTVVTPVFDEDGHRLRFLVASRGHHAEIGGITPGSMPAFSRTIEEEGVLFDNWLLVRDGRLREAETRELLTGARHPSRDPDTNLADLRAQIAANEKGISELGRMVEEFGLDVVQAYMGHVRDNAEESVRRIVAGLGDGSYRYETDGGAVIEVALTVDRQARAAVIDFAGTSGQQPGNSNAPRSVVTAAVLYVFRTLVADDIPLNSGCLEPLDVRVPDGSMLAPAYPAATVAGNVETSQAVTGALYAALGVQAEGSGTMNNVTFGNDRVQYYETVASGSGAGDGFPGADAVQTHMTNSRLTDPEVLEWRFPVRVDAFSVRSGSGGAGRWRGGCGVVRRIRFLEPMTVALLSGHRRVRPYGMAGGEPGAPGANAVERADGTVEPLRGVDSVEVGPGDVLVVRTPGGGGYGRPAH, encoded by the coding sequence ATGAGCGGGCGCTGGGAGTTCTGGATCGACCGTGGCGGGACGTTCACCGACATCGTGGGAAGACGCCCGGACGGCCGGCTCGTCACGAGGAAGCTGCTGTCCCACAACCCCGAGCACTACGCCGACGCGGCCGTCGCGGGTATCCGGCTGCTCCTCGGTCTCGGCCCGGGGCAGCCCGTGCCGGCCGACCGCGTCGACGTCGTCAAGATGGGCACGACCGTTGCCACCAACGCGCTGCTGGAGCGCCGGGGAGAGCCGACCGTCCTCCTGGTCACGGAGGGCTTCCGGGACGCGCTGCGCATCGCCTACCAGAACCGCCCCCGGCTGTTCGACCGCCGCATCGTGCTTCCCGAGGCCGTCTACGACCGCGTCATCGAGGTCCCCGAACGGGTCGGCGCCCGCGGAGAGGTGGTCCGGCCCCTGGATCTCGCGCCGGTGCGGCGGCAGCTGCGGCGGGCCCGCCGCGACGGGTTCACGAGCGCGGCGGTCGTGTTCATGCACGGCTACCGCCACCCGGACCACGAGTCGGCCGTCGCCGGCGCCGCGCGTGAACTCGGTTTCACCCAGGTGAGCTGCTCGCACGAGGTGAGCCCGCTCATCAAGCTCGTACCCCGCGGCGACACCACCGTCGTGGACGCGTACCTCTCGCCGATCCTCCGCCGCTACGTCGACGAGGTCGCGAAGGAACTCCGCGCCGTACGCCTGATGTTCATGCAGTCCAACGGAGGGCTGCGGGAGGCCGCGCACTTCCGGGGGAAGGACGCCGTGCTGTCCGGACCCGCCGGAGGAGTGGTCGGCATGGCCCGCACCTCCGAGCAGGCGGGCTTCCGGCGGGTCATCGGCTTCGACATGGGCGGGACGTCGACCGATGTGTCCCACTACGCCGGAGAGTTCGAACGGGAGCTGGGCACCCCGGTCGCCGGCGTGCGGATGCGCGCGCCGATGATGAACATCCACACCGTCGCCGCCGGCGGTGGCTCGATCCTCCACTTCGACGGCCGGCGCTACCGGGTCGGACCCGACTCGGCGGGCGCCGTGCCGGGCCCCGCCTGCTACCGGCGCGGCGGCCCGCTGACCGTCACCGACGCCAATGTGATGCTCGGCAGGATCCAGCCGCGTCACTTCCCCGCCGTCTTCGGTCCGGACGGCGACCTGCCGCTGGACACCGGTGCCGTACGGGACGGGTTCGAGCGGCTGGCCGAGGAGGTGCGCGAGGCCACGGGCATCGCACGCGGCCCGGAGGAGGTCGCGGCCGGCTTCCTCGAGATCGCGGTCCTCAACATGGCCAACGCCGTCAGGAAGATCTCCGTCCAGCGGGGCCACGACGTCACCCGCTACGCCCTGACCTGCTTCGGCGGCGCCGGCGGTCAGCACGCCTGCGCGGTCGCCGACGCACTCGGCATCGACACCGTGATCGTGCCCCCGCTCGCCGGGGTGCTCTCCGCCTACGGCATCGGCCTGGCCGACGCCACCGCCATGCGCGAGCAGTCGGTGGAGGCGGAGCTGGGCGAGGACACCGTGATCCGGGTGCGGGAACTCTGCGGCGAACTCGCCGCACGCACCAGGGCGGAGCTGCGGGACGACGCCGTCCCCGACGAGTCGATCCGCACCCGGGCGCGTGTGCTCGTCCGGTACGCGGGTACGGACTCCGCGCTGCCCGTGCCCCTCGGCACGGCGGCCGCCGTGCGCGAGGCGTTCACCGCGGCCCACCGGGCACGGTACGCCTTCACCATGGACAAGCCGCTCGTCGTGGAGGCGGTGTCGGTCGAGGCCGTCGGCGTGAGCGGACCCCACGGGGCCGTCGTCGTCGACGAGGCGGCCGGCGGTGCCGGCCCGCGGCAGGGGGAGACCGCGCGGATGTTCCTGGACGGCCGGCGCGTCGACGCCCCGCTGGTGCGCCGGGAGGGCCTCTCGCCCGGCGACACCGTCGAAGGGCCCGCGATCGTCGCCGAGGCCGACGCCACCACGGTGGTGGACCCCGGCTGGCGGGCCGCCGTCGGCGGGGGAGGGCATCTGGTGCTCAGCCGGGTGCGGCCGCGGCCCGGCCGTACCGCCGTCGGCACGGACGCCGACCCCGTGCTGCTGGAGGTCTTCAACAACCTCTTCATGTCGATCGCCGAGCAGATGGGCCTGCGGCTGGAGAACACCGCGCACTCGGTCAACATCAAGGAGCGGCTCGACTTCTCGTGCGCCCTCTTCGACGCCGAGGGCAACCTCATCGCCAACGCGCCCCACATCCCGGTGCACCTGGGCTCGATGGGCGAGTCCATCAGGGAGGTGCTGCGGCGCAACGCCGGGGAACTCCGGCCCGGTGACGTGTACGCCATCAACGACCCCTACCACGGGGGCACCCATCTGCCGGACGTCACGGTCGTCACGCCGGTCTTCGACGAGGACGGCCACCGGCTCCGCTTCCTGGTGGCCTCGCGGGGGCACCATGCCGAGATCGGCGGGATCACCCCGGGCTCGATGCCCGCGTTCAGCCGCACCATCGAGGAGGAGGGGGTGCTCTTCGACAACTGGCTGCTGGTCAGGGACGGGCGGCTGCGCGAGGCCGAGACCCGGGAACTGCTCACCGGTGCGCGCCACCCGTCCCGCGACCCCGACACCAACCTCGCCGACCTGAGGGCCCAGATCGCCGCCAACGAGAAGGGCATCAGTGAACTGGGCCGGATGGTCGAGGAGTTCGGCCTCGACGTGGTACAGGCCTACATGGGGCACGTGCGTGACAACGCCGAGGAGTCCGTGCGCCGCATCGTCGCCGGGCTCGGCGACGGCTCCTACCGCTACGAGACCGACGGCGGCGCCGTCATCGAGGTCGCGCTGACGGTGGACCGCCAAGCCCGCGCGGCCGTCATCGACTTCGCCGGAACATCGGGGCAGCAGCCGGGCAACTCCAACGCCCCCAGGTCGGTGGTGACGGCCGCCGTGCTGTACGTCTTCCGCACGCTGGTCGCCGACGACATCCCGCTCAACAGCGGCTGCCTGGAACCGCTGGACGTACGCGTCCCGGACGGCTCGATGCTCGCCCCGGCCTACCCCGCGGCGACGGTCGCGGGGAACGTCGAGACCTCGCAGGCGGTGACCGGCGCCCTGTACGCGGCGCTCGGGGTGCAGGCCGAGGGCTCCGGCACCATGAACAACGTCACCTTCGGCAACGACCGCGTCCAGTACTACGAGACCGTGGCGAGCGGTTCGGGCGCGGGCGACGGGTTCCCCGGCGCCGATGCCGTGCAGACGCACATGACCAACTCGCGGCTCACCGACCCCGAGGTGCTGGAGTGGCGCTTCCCGGTACGGGTGGACGCCTTCTCGGTGCGGAGCGGAAGCGGCGGAGCGGGCCGCTGGCGGGGCGGATGCGGTGTCGTGCGCCGCATCCGCTTCCTGGAGCCGATGACCGTCGCCCTGCTGAGCGGCCACCGGCGGGTGAGGCCCTACGGGATGGCCGGCGGCGAGCCGGGGGCGCCGGGGGCGAACGCCGTCGAGCGCGCGGACGGGACGGTCGAGCCTCTGCGCGGAGTGGACTCGGTGGAGGTCGGCCCCGGCGACGTCCTGGTCGTACGGACCCCGGGCGGCGGTGGCTACGGGCGCCCGGCCCACTGA
- a CDS encoding ankyrin repeat domain-containing protein has protein sequence MSDAPDPEVVELAAKVFDLARRGDAEALAAYVDAGVPANLTNDKGDSLVMLAAYHGHAGAVTALLARGADADRPNDRGQTPLAGAVFKGEDEVIRALLDGGADPAAGTPSAVDTARMFGKTDLLELFGAR, from the coding sequence ATGAGTGACGCTCCGGATCCCGAGGTGGTCGAGCTGGCCGCCAAGGTCTTCGACCTGGCGCGGCGGGGGGACGCCGAGGCGCTCGCCGCCTACGTCGACGCCGGTGTCCCGGCGAACCTCACCAACGACAAGGGCGACTCGCTGGTCATGCTCGCCGCCTACCACGGTCACGCCGGCGCGGTGACCGCCCTCCTGGCCCGCGGTGCCGACGCGGACCGCCCCAACGACCGCGGCCAGACGCCCCTCGCCGGTGCCGTCTTCAAAGGTGAGGACGAGGTGATCCGGGCCCTGCTGGACGGCGGAGCCGACCCGGCGGCGGGAACCCCGTCCGCGGTGGATACCGCGCGGATGTTTGGGAAGACAGATCTTCTGGAGCTGTTCGGGGCCCGGTGA
- a CDS encoding SCO1417 family MocR-like transcription factor — MAQWTSAVGAPVLARQLHAQQPGPAGPGTRRPPAYRALADGIRLLVLEGRVPVAARLPAERELATALAVSRTTVAAAYEALRNEGFLESRRGAGSWTAVPAGNPLPARGLEPLPPESLGSMIDLGCAALPAPEPWLTRGIRGALEELPPYAHTHGDYPAGLPALRQMLADRYTRRGIPTMPEQIMVTTGAMGAIDAICHLFAGRGERIAVESPSYANILQLMREAGARLVPVAMAEGLRGWDLPRWRQVLRDAAPRLAYVVADFHNPTGALADEDQRRQLVDAARSAGTVLVVDETMSELRLDEATEMPRPVCAFDPAGATVLTVGSASKAFWAGMRIGWVRAAPDVIRSLVAARAYADLGTPVLEQLGVDWLMRTGGWDEAVALRREQARRNRDEMVAALHRELPDWEFEIPHGGLTLWVRAGGLSGSRLAEVGERVGVRVPSGPRFGVDGAFEGYVRLPFTVGGPVAEEAAARLAAAARLVRTGVTTGTEAPRTFVA; from the coding sequence ATGGCTCAGTGGACTTCGGCCGTGGGGGCGCCCGTGCTGGCCCGGCAACTGCATGCGCAGCAACCGGGCCCGGCCGGCCCCGGCACCCGCAGGCCGCCCGCCTACCGAGCCCTCGCGGACGGCATCCGGCTGCTCGTCCTGGAGGGCCGGGTCCCGGTCGCCGCCCGCCTGCCCGCCGAGCGCGAACTCGCGACGGCCCTGGCCGTCAGCCGTACGACCGTGGCCGCCGCATACGAAGCCCTGCGGAACGAGGGCTTCCTGGAGTCCCGCAGAGGTGCCGGCAGCTGGACGGCCGTACCCGCGGGCAACCCGCTGCCCGCACGCGGCCTCGAACCGCTGCCTCCGGAATCCCTCGGCTCCATGATCGACCTCGGCTGCGCCGCGCTCCCGGCCCCGGAGCCCTGGCTGACCCGCGGCATCCGGGGCGCGCTCGAGGAGCTTCCGCCGTACGCGCACACCCACGGCGACTACCCGGCGGGCCTGCCCGCCCTGCGCCAGATGCTCGCCGACCGGTACACCCGGCGCGGCATCCCCACCATGCCCGAGCAGATCATGGTCACCACCGGCGCCATGGGAGCCATCGACGCGATCTGCCACCTCTTCGCCGGGCGGGGGGAGCGCATCGCCGTGGAGTCGCCCTCCTACGCCAACATCCTCCAGCTGATGCGCGAGGCCGGTGCCCGGCTGGTGCCGGTCGCCATGGCCGAGGGGCTGCGGGGCTGGGACCTGCCCCGCTGGCGGCAGGTGCTGCGCGACGCGGCACCCCGCCTCGCCTACGTCGTCGCCGACTTCCACAACCCCACCGGCGCGCTCGCCGACGAGGACCAGCGGCGGCAGCTCGTCGACGCGGCCCGCTCGGCGGGCACCGTGCTCGTCGTGGACGAGACGATGTCCGAACTCCGCCTCGACGAGGCAACCGAGATGCCCCGGCCCGTCTGCGCCTTCGACCCCGCGGGCGCGACGGTCCTGACCGTCGGCTCGGCCAGCAAGGCCTTCTGGGCGGGCATGCGGATCGGCTGGGTCCGGGCCGCCCCGGACGTGATCCGCTCCCTCGTCGCCGCGCGTGCCTACGCCGACCTGGGCACCCCGGTCCTGGAACAGCTGGGTGTCGACTGGCTGATGCGGACCGGTGGCTGGGACGAGGCGGTGGCCCTCCGGCGTGAGCAGGCGCGGCGGAACCGTGACGAGATGGTGGCGGCGCTCCACCGGGAGCTGCCGGACTGGGAGTTCGAGATCCCGCACGGCGGCCTGACGCTGTGGGTTCGCGCGGGCGGTCTGTCCGGGTCCCGGCTCGCGGAGGTCGGGGAGCGCGTGGGCGTACGCGTCCCCTCCGGGCCGCGGTTCGGTGTGGACGGCGCCTTCGAGGGGTACGTCCGGCTGCCCTTCACCGTGGGCGGACCGGTCGCCGAGGAGGCGGCGGCCCGGCTGGCGGCGGCGGCCCGGCTGGTCAGGACGGGCGTGACCACGGGCACCGAGGCGCCGAGGACGTTCGTGGCGTGA
- the yczE gene encoding membrane protein YczE: MHQSTSTIGGRALSITSGLRGRRLPRRLLQLYTGLALYGASSALLVRGGLGLEPWGVLHQGLAERTGLTIGVVSIIVGAAVLLLWVPMRQRPGLGTVSNVLVIGIAMDGTLAAVPELDGPGPRIAVTAAGIVLNGMATGLYISARFGPGPRDGLMTGLHRLTGRSVRLVRTAIEVAVVVTGFALGGTVGAATLVYALSIGPLAQLFLRVFAVPPTGEGSSVVAGSSPARVILRS; the protein is encoded by the coding sequence ATGCATCAGTCCACTTCCACCATCGGGGGCAGAGCCTTGTCCATCACATCCGGCCTGCGGGGCAGGCGCCTGCCCCGCAGGCTGCTGCAGCTGTACACGGGTCTGGCGCTCTACGGGGCCAGCTCCGCCCTCCTGGTCCGCGGGGGCCTCGGCCTCGAGCCCTGGGGGGTGCTGCACCAGGGCCTGGCCGAGCGGACGGGCCTCACCATCGGCGTCGTCTCGATCATCGTCGGGGCCGCGGTGCTGCTGCTGTGGGTGCCGATGCGCCAGCGGCCCGGACTGGGCACGGTCTCCAACGTCCTCGTCATCGGCATCGCGATGGACGGCACCCTCGCCGCCGTACCCGAACTGGACGGGCCGGGCCCCCGGATCGCGGTGACGGCGGCCGGCATCGTCCTCAACGGGATGGCCACCGGCCTCTACATCTCGGCCCGCTTCGGCCCCGGTCCGCGCGACGGGCTGATGACGGGGCTGCACCGGCTGACCGGCCGGTCCGTCCGGCTGGTCCGCACCGCGATCGAGGTGGCGGTCGTGGTGACCGGGTTCGCCCTCGGTGGCACGGTGGGGGCGGCCACGCTGGTCTACGCGCTGTCCATCGGCCCGCTGGCTCAGCTCTTCCTGCGGGTGTTCGCCGTCCCGCCGACCGGGGAGGGAAGCTCGGTGGTCGCCGGATCTTCACCCGCACGGGTGATACTGCGTTCGTGA
- a CDS encoding glycerophosphodiester phosphodiesterase: protein MTSAARPRHPYLDHPAPIPFAHRGGTADGLENTAAAFRRAAGLGYRYFETDVHATADGRLVAFHDPTLDRVTDARGRIDRLPWAEVERARVAGKEPLPLFEDLLEEFPAARWNVDVKAEGALEPLVDLVRRANAWDRVCVGSFSESRVSRAYRLAGPRLATSYGVRGVIGLRLRSFGIPAAVRPGAVCAQVPQSQGGVPVVDRRFVREAHARGLQVHVWTVNDPYRTARLLDLGVDGIMTDHLEMLRTVMTDRGAWV, encoded by the coding sequence GTGACTTCCGCAGCGCGCCCGAGGCATCCCTATCTCGACCACCCCGCCCCCATACCGTTCGCCCACCGCGGCGGCACGGCCGACGGTCTGGAGAACACGGCGGCGGCGTTCCGGCGCGCCGCCGGGCTGGGCTACCGCTACTTCGAGACGGACGTGCACGCCACCGCGGACGGCCGGCTCGTCGCGTTCCACGACCCGACCCTGGACCGGGTGACCGACGCGCGCGGGCGGATCGACCGGCTGCCGTGGGCCGAGGTCGAAAGGGCCCGGGTGGCCGGGAAGGAGCCCCTGCCGCTCTTCGAGGACCTCCTGGAGGAGTTCCCGGCGGCCCGCTGGAACGTGGACGTCAAGGCGGAGGGCGCGCTCGAGCCGCTCGTCGACCTCGTGCGGCGCGCGAACGCCTGGGACCGGGTGTGCGTGGGCTCGTTCTCGGAGAGCCGGGTCTCGCGCGCGTACCGGCTCGCCGGCCCGAGGCTCGCGACGTCGTACGGTGTGCGCGGGGTGATCGGGCTGCGGCTGCGCTCGTTCGGCATCCCCGCCGCGGTCCGCCCGGGGGCGGTGTGCGCACAGGTGCCGCAGTCTCAGGGCGGGGTGCCCGTGGTGGACCGCCGGTTCGTCCGCGAGGCCCATGCGCGCGGGCTCCAGGTGCATGTGTGGACCGTGAACGATCCGTACCGTACGGCCCGTCTCCTGGACCTGGGAGTGGATGGCATCATGACCGATCATCTGGAGATGCTGCGTACGGTGATGACCGACCGGGGTGCCTGGGTCTGA
- a CDS encoding MFS transporter: protein MAADTADGTTGTDEADRRRERHGWYFYDFACSVYSTSVLTVFLGPYLTAVAKSAADSGGFVHPLGIPVRAGSVFPYAVSVSVVVAVLAMPLVGAVADRTGRKKPLLAAAAYLGATATAGMFFLDGDRYLLGAFLLIVANASLSVSMVLYNAYLPQIAGPEERDTVSSRGWAFGYTSGALVLVLNLVLYTGHESFGLSESEAVRVCLASAGVWWGAFALVPLRRLRDRRTAGDAAPALGAGAVGAGWRQLVATLKDMRRHPLTLSFLLAYLVYNDGVQTVISQASVYGSEELGLDQTTLITAVLLVQVLAVAGALGMGRLARSYGAKRTILGSLAVWTLILAAGYLLPPRTPLWFYALAGAIGLVLGGSQALSRSLYSHLVPRGKEAEYFSAYEMSDRGLSWLGPLVFGLAFQLTGSYRSAIISLVVFFALGFVLLARVPVRRAIAEAGNPVPERI from the coding sequence ATGGCTGCCGACACCGCGGACGGGACCACCGGGACGGACGAAGCCGACCGCCGGCGCGAGCGGCACGGCTGGTACTTCTACGACTTCGCGTGCTCCGTCTATTCGACGAGCGTGCTGACGGTCTTCCTCGGCCCCTATCTCACCGCGGTGGCGAAGTCCGCCGCGGACTCCGGCGGTTTCGTCCACCCGCTGGGCATCCCGGTCCGCGCCGGTTCCGTGTTCCCGTACGCGGTGTCGGTCTCGGTGGTGGTGGCGGTTCTGGCGATGCCCCTGGTGGGGGCGGTCGCCGACCGCACGGGCCGCAAGAAGCCGCTCCTGGCCGCCGCCGCCTATCTGGGGGCCACCGCGACGGCGGGCATGTTCTTCCTCGACGGGGACCGCTATCTGCTCGGCGCGTTCCTGCTGATCGTCGCGAACGCCTCGCTGTCGGTGTCGATGGTCCTGTACAACGCGTATCTGCCGCAGATCGCCGGGCCGGAGGAACGGGACACGGTCTCCTCGCGCGGCTGGGCGTTCGGCTACACCTCGGGGGCGCTGGTCCTCGTGCTCAACCTGGTGCTCTACACCGGTCACGAGTCCTTCGGGCTCTCCGAGTCGGAGGCGGTCCGCGTCTGCCTCGCCTCGGCCGGGGTGTGGTGGGGAGCCTTCGCGCTCGTGCCGCTGCGCCGGCTGCGGGACCGGCGTACCGCCGGGGACGCGGCGCCCGCCCTCGGCGCGGGCGCGGTCGGGGCGGGGTGGCGCCAACTGGTGGCGACCCTCAAGGACATGCGACGCCATCCGCTGACACTGTCCTTCCTGCTCGCCTACCTCGTCTACAACGACGGTGTGCAGACGGTGATCTCCCAGGCGTCGGTATACGGTTCCGAGGAGCTGGGCCTCGACCAGACCACCCTGATCACGGCGGTGCTGCTGGTCCAGGTGCTGGCGGTGGCGGGCGCGCTGGGCATGGGCCGGCTGGCCCGCTCCTACGGGGCCAAGCGAACGATCCTCGGCTCGCTCGCCGTGTGGACGCTGATCCTCGCCGCCGGCTACCTGCTGCCGCCGCGGACGCCGTTGTGGTTCTACGCGCTGGCCGGGGCGATCGGCCTGGTGCTGGGCGGCAGCCAGGCGCTGTCCAGGTCGCTGTACTCGCACCTCGTCCCGCGGGGCAAGGAGGCGGAGTACTTCTCCGCGTACGAGATGAGCGACCGGGGGCTGAGCTGGCTGGGGCCGCTGGTGTTCGGTCTGGCGTTCCAGCTCACGGGCAGCTACCGGTCCGCCATCATCTCCCTGGTGGTCTTCTTCGCGCTGGGGTTCGTGCTGCTGGCCCGCGTTCCGGTGAGGCGTGCGATCGCCGAGGCGGGGAACCCGGTTCCGGAACGGATTTAG
- a CDS encoding RNA polymerase-binding protein RbpA, whose product MSERALRGTRLVVTSYETDRGIDLAPRQAVEYACQNGHRFEMPFSVEAEIPPEWECKACGAQALLVDGDGPEEKKGKPARTHWDMLMERRTREELEEVLAERLAVLRSGAMNIAVHPRDSRKSA is encoded by the coding sequence ATGAGTGAGCGAGCTCTTCGCGGCACGCGCCTCGTGGTGACCAGCTACGAGACCGACCGCGGCATCGATCTGGCCCCGCGCCAGGCGGTGGAGTACGCATGCCAGAACGGACATCGTTTCGAGATGCCGTTCTCGGTCGAGGCGGAGATTCCGCCGGAGTGGGAGTGCAAGGCGTGCGGCGCCCAGGCACTCCTGGTGGACGGGGACGGCCCCGAGGAGAAGAAGGGGAAGCCCGCGCGTACGCACTGGGACATGCTCATGGAGCGGCGCACGCGCGAGGAGCTCGAGGAGGTGCTGGCCGAGCGGCTGGCCGTCCTCCGCTCCGGGGCCATGAACATCGCGGTGCACCCGCGCGACAGCCGCAAGTCCGCGTAG
- the fxsA gene encoding FxsA family membrane protein, protein MTTGATTPTAPRRSRARTFLPLGIAAWLVLEIWLLTVVAGAAGGLAVFALLVAGGLLGAVVIKRAGRRAFRSLSETLQRQQSGTAPTEDRSGRGNGFLMLGGLLLMLPGLVSDAAGLLLLVPPVRTALARRAERSLERRMRRAAPGSLGDAFRQARIHRPDGKVVQGEVVREDVPGGPRPEPDPRPPLTS, encoded by the coding sequence ATGACGACCGGCGCAACGACACCGACCGCCCCGAGGCGCTCACGCGCCCGCACCTTCCTACCCCTCGGCATCGCAGCGTGGCTGGTGCTGGAGATCTGGCTGCTCACCGTCGTGGCCGGCGCCGCGGGCGGGCTTGCCGTGTTCGCGCTGCTCGTCGCCGGCGGGCTGCTCGGCGCCGTGGTGATCAAGCGAGCCGGCCGCCGCGCCTTCCGCAGTCTGTCGGAGACCCTTCAGCGGCAGCAGTCCGGCACCGCGCCGACCGAGGACCGGTCGGGCAGGGGCAACGGCTTCCTGATGCTCGGCGGACTGCTCCTGATGCTGCCGGGCCTGGTCTCGGACGCGGCGGGACTGCTGCTGCTGGTGCCCCCGGTCCGTACCGCTCTCGCCCGGAGGGCCGAGCGGTCGCTCGAGCGCCGTATGCGGCGGGCGGCCCCCGGCTCCCTCGGTGACGCCTTCCGGCAGGCCCGTATCCACCGCCCGGACGGCAAGGTCGTGCAGGGTGAGGTCGTCCGCGAGGATGTTCCCGGCGGGCCCCGCCCGGAGCCGGACCCGCGTCCGCCGCTGACCTCCTGA
- a CDS encoding polyprenol monophosphomannose synthase — translation MNDGGQRRYGPLGRALVIIPTYNEAENIEPIVSRVRAAVPEADVLVADDNSPDGTGKVADELSARDGRVHVLHRKGKEGLGAAYLAGFRWGIDRGYGVLVEMDADGSHQPEELPRLLTALKGADLVLGSRWVPGGRVVNWPRSRELLSRGGSTYSRLLLGVPIRDVTGGFRAFRKEALEGLGLDGVASQGYCFQVDLARRAVEAGFHVVEVPITFVEREVGDSKMSRDIVVEALWRVTAWGVGARAGKVIGRRPF, via the coding sequence ATGAACGACGGCGGTCAGCGGCGATACGGCCCGCTCGGCAGAGCCTTGGTGATCATTCCGACCTACAACGAGGCGGAGAACATCGAGCCGATCGTCTCCCGGGTGCGTGCCGCCGTACCGGAGGCCGACGTCCTGGTCGCCGACGACAACAGCCCCGACGGGACGGGGAAGGTCGCCGACGAGCTCTCGGCCCGGGACGGCCGCGTCCACGTCCTGCACCGCAAGGGCAAGGAGGGCCTCGGTGCCGCCTACCTCGCGGGCTTCCGCTGGGGCATCGACCGCGGCTACGGAGTCCTGGTCGAGATGGACGCCGACGGCTCCCACCAGCCGGAGGAACTGCCCCGGCTCCTCACCGCGCTCAAGGGCGCCGATCTCGTGCTGGGCTCCCGATGGGTGCCCGGCGGGCGGGTCGTGAACTGGCCCAGGTCCCGTGAGCTCCTCTCACGCGGCGGCAGCACCTACTCGCGACTGCTGCTCGGTGTGCCGATCCGCGACGTCACGGGCGGCTTCCGCGCCTTCCGCAAGGAGGCCCTCGAAGGACTGGGGCTGGACGGTGTGGCCTCGCAGGGCTACTGCTTCCAGGTGGACCTCGCACGGCGGGCAGTGGAGGCCGGATTCCACGTGGTGGAGGTGCCGATCACCTTCGTGGAGCGCGAGGTGGGCGACTCGAAGATGAGCCGGGACATCGTCGTCGAGGCCCTGTGGCGGGTCACGGCCTGGGGCGTCGGCGCCCGGGCGGGCAAGGTCATCGGGCGCAGGCCGTTCTGA